A stretch of the Actinoalloteichus fjordicus genome encodes the following:
- the guaA gene encoding glutamine-hydrolyzing GMP synthase, protein MPSSAKGPVLVVDFGAQYAQLIARRVREAQVYSEVVPHSSSTAELLARDPAAVVLSGGPSSVYADGAPGFDPELLSSGVPVFGICYGFQVMAQALGGTVEQTGTREYGRTDLDLESTKGVLHTDLPGHHPVWMSHGDAVTKAPEGFAVTATSAGAPVAAFEDVERRLAGVQYHPEVAHSPHGQEVLRRFLRDIAGLGPAWTTASIVDDQVALIRDQVGSGRVICALSGGVDSAVAAALVQRAVGDQLTCVFVDHGLLRAGERAQVERDFVGATGVRLITVDAKERFLAALAGVTDPEQKRKIIGREFIRVFEQAARDLQAEAGEHGEEVEFLVQGTLYPDVVESGGGTGTANIKSHHNVGGLPDDLRFGLVEPLRALFKDEVRRVGLELGLPETIVQRQPFPGPGLGIRIIGEVTAERLETLRAADAIAREELTAAGLDREIWQCPVVLLADVRSVGVQGDGRTYGHPIVLRPVSSEDAMTADWTRLPYEVLERISTRITNEVAEVNRVTLDVTSKPPGTIEWE, encoded by the coding sequence GTGCCCAGCAGTGCGAAGGGGCCGGTACTCGTCGTCGACTTCGGCGCGCAGTACGCCCAGCTCATCGCACGCCGCGTCCGAGAGGCGCAGGTGTACTCCGAGGTGGTGCCGCACTCGTCGTCGACGGCGGAGCTGCTCGCCCGCGACCCGGCCGCCGTGGTGCTCTCCGGCGGACCGTCCAGCGTCTACGCCGACGGCGCGCCCGGGTTCGACCCGGAGCTGTTGTCGTCCGGCGTGCCGGTGTTCGGCATCTGTTACGGCTTCCAGGTCATGGCCCAGGCCCTCGGCGGCACGGTGGAACAGACCGGCACCCGCGAGTACGGGCGGACCGATCTTGATCTGGAGTCGACCAAGGGCGTCCTGCACACCGACCTGCCCGGCCACCACCCGGTGTGGATGAGCCACGGCGACGCGGTGACGAAGGCGCCGGAGGGCTTCGCGGTCACCGCGACCAGCGCGGGGGCCCCCGTCGCGGCCTTCGAGGACGTCGAGCGCAGGCTCGCGGGCGTGCAGTACCACCCCGAGGTGGCGCACTCCCCGCACGGACAAGAGGTGCTGCGGCGGTTCCTGCGCGACATCGCGGGCCTCGGCCCGGCGTGGACCACCGCGTCGATCGTCGACGACCAGGTCGCCTTGATCCGCGACCAGGTCGGCTCCGGCCGGGTCATCTGCGCCCTGTCCGGCGGCGTGGACTCCGCCGTCGCCGCGGCGCTGGTGCAGCGGGCCGTCGGCGACCAGCTCACCTGTGTGTTCGTCGATCACGGCCTGCTGCGGGCGGGTGAGCGGGCCCAGGTGGAGCGGGACTTCGTCGGCGCGACCGGCGTCCGGCTGATCACCGTCGACGCGAAAGAGCGTTTCCTCGCCGCCCTGGCAGGCGTGACCGACCCCGAGCAGAAGCGCAAGATCATCGGCCGGGAGTTCATCCGGGTGTTCGAGCAGGCGGCCCGTGATCTCCAGGCCGAGGCCGGGGAGCACGGCGAAGAGGTCGAGTTCCTCGTGCAGGGCACGCTGTACCCGGATGTGGTGGAGTCCGGCGGCGGCACCGGCACCGCCAACATCAAGAGCCACCACAACGTGGGCGGGCTGCCGGACGATCTGCGGTTCGGCCTGGTCGAGCCCCTGCGAGCCCTGTTCAAGGACGAGGTCCGTCGGGTCGGACTCGAGCTGGGGCTGCCGGAGACCATCGTGCAGCGTCAGCCGTTCCCCGGCCCCGGCCTCGGTATTCGGATCATCGGCGAGGTGACGGCCGAGCGGCTGGAGACCCTGCGTGCCGCAGACGCCATCGCCCGCGAGGAGCTGACCGCCGCAGGCCTGGATCGGGAGATCTGGCAGTGCCCGGTGGTGCTGCTGGCCGACGTCCGCTCGGTCGGGGTGCAGGGCGACGGTCGCACCTACGGTCACCCGATCGTGCTGCGCCCGGTGTCGAGCGAGGACGCCATGACGGCCGACTGGACCCGGCTGCCCTACGAGGTCCTGGAACGAATCTCCACCCGCATCACCAACGAGGTCGCCGAGGTGAACCGGGTCACGCTGGACGTCACCAGCAAGCCGCCGGGCACCATCGAGTGGGAGTGA
- a CDS encoding ATP-binding protein produces the protein MAVQADREGRQPVPDDAPVDDAHRITQRVAPARRDPRVGGAGGENTPRPTLRRRRSSRVVAGVAGGLADHLKVDVLWVRVVITLLAGVDGLGVVLYAALWALVPQRPVDVPEAVNSRQRTQALGLVVLGFGLVVATTSFGSGWSGRLFFPASVGLIGAFLVWREADETQRRRWAQGARTGVAEVFIGNGGRGAVVRSLTGAGLVLTGIIVLLANSLSLARLQFALLSVIVTLVGAAVLTLPWWLRLVRDLDEERRVRIRTEERAEIAAHLHDSVLQTLALIQKQAENDKEVRRLARSQERQLRTWLYGATGYGGSSRASAEPDAEASPSAGEPASARTLAALISEVCGEVEDTFAIKVQQVVVGDCEVDDRVLAAVWAAREAMVNAAKHAEVGEVSVFVEVEPAQVELFVRDRGKGFDTSTVPGDRHGLADSIHGRMERHGGTVRLRTAPGEGTEVALRLPRTADKR, from the coding sequence GTGGCAGTACAGGCTGATCGCGAGGGGAGGCAGCCCGTGCCGGACGACGCTCCGGTGGACGACGCACATCGCATCACGCAGCGGGTGGCTCCGGCCCGGAGAGACCCGCGCGTCGGGGGCGCGGGAGGCGAGAACACGCCGAGACCCACCCTGCGTCGGCGTCGATCCTCGCGGGTGGTCGCCGGGGTCGCGGGCGGGCTGGCCGACCATCTGAAGGTCGACGTGCTCTGGGTCCGGGTCGTCATCACCCTGTTGGCCGGGGTGGACGGGCTGGGTGTCGTGCTCTACGCCGCACTCTGGGCCCTGGTGCCGCAGCGTCCGGTCGACGTCCCGGAAGCGGTGAACTCCCGGCAGCGCACCCAGGCGCTTGGTCTGGTGGTGCTCGGCTTCGGTCTGGTCGTGGCGACCACGTCGTTCGGCAGCGGCTGGAGCGGACGGCTGTTCTTCCCCGCCTCGGTGGGTCTGATCGGCGCCTTCCTGGTGTGGCGGGAGGCCGACGAGACTCAGCGTCGGCGCTGGGCGCAGGGCGCCAGGACGGGCGTCGCCGAGGTCTTCATCGGCAACGGCGGTCGCGGTGCGGTCGTCCGCAGCCTGACCGGGGCCGGACTGGTGCTCACCGGCATCATCGTGCTGCTGGCCAACAGCCTGTCGTTGGCGCGACTCCAGTTCGCCCTGCTGTCGGTGATCGTCACGCTGGTGGGCGCGGCCGTGCTCACCCTGCCCTGGTGGCTGCGGCTGGTCCGGGATCTGGATGAGGAGCGCCGGGTGCGCATCCGCACGGAGGAGCGTGCCGAGATCGCCGCCCACCTGCACGACTCGGTGCTCCAGACCCTGGCCTTGATCCAGAAGCAGGCGGAGAACGACAAAGAGGTGCGCAGGCTCGCCCGGAGTCAGGAACGACAGCTCCGTACCTGGTTGTACGGCGCGACCGGCTACGGCGGATCGAGCAGGGCGAGTGCGGAGCCGGACGCGGAGGCGTCGCCCTCGGCAGGCGAGCCCGCCTCGGCCCGCACGTTGGCGGCGCTGATCAGCGAGGTGTGCGGCGAGGTCGAGGACACCTTCGCCATCAAGGTGCAGCAGGTCGTGGTCGGTGACTGCGAGGTGGACGACCGGGTGCTGGCCGCCGTCTGGGCGGCCAGGGAGGCGATGGTCAACGCCGCGAAACACGCCGAGGTCGGCGAGGTGAGCGTGTTCGTCGAGGTGGAGCCCGCTCAGGTCGAGTTGTTCGTCCGAGATCGAGGCAAGGGTTTCGACACCTCCACCGTTCCCGGGGACCGGCATGGCCTGGCGGACTCGATTCACGGCAGGATGGAGCGTCACGGGGGAACGGTGCGACTGCGCACGGCTCCCGGCGAGGGCACCGAGGTCGCATTGCGGCTGCCACGCACCGCAGACAAGCGCTGA
- a CDS encoding LacI family DNA-binding transcriptional regulator, with the protein MTRIEAHRRLQRELGERIGTSSLPGEVRGAVSTQTQGEHRPTLEDVAALAGVSRATVSRVVNDSPRVSPEAKESVYSAIRELGYVPNRAARTLVTRRTGAVAVVISEPESKIFDDPRFATVVRAAAGRLGELDAAMVLMLVHSPEDEARTERFLLGGHVDGALLFTPHRGDPLPSAMSALPIPTVFGGRPWAGGHRLHLVDTDNREGGRLAGRHLMDLGRRRIVSVTGPLDEHAAIDRLDGWRLATGADEATTDLRTESGHFAREGGEQAMRTLLNRVPDLDGVFAASDLMAAGAIDALRKAGRRVPEDVAVVGFDDQPAVAPHTSPPLTTVAQDAQEQVRRMVHLLTRLIAGEDVPPGREVLPVHLVRRGSA; encoded by the coding sequence ATGACCCGCATCGAGGCGCACCGCCGTCTTCAGCGGGAACTCGGCGAGCGGATCGGCACTAGTAGTCTTCCCGGGGAGGTGCGGGGAGCGGTGTCGACACAGACGCAGGGGGAGCATCGACCCACGCTGGAGGATGTCGCCGCGCTGGCGGGCGTCTCACGGGCGACCGTGTCCAGGGTGGTCAACGACTCGCCGAGGGTGAGCCCGGAGGCCAAGGAGTCGGTGTACTCCGCCATCAGGGAGCTGGGCTATGTGCCCAATCGCGCGGCCAGGACGCTCGTGACCCGGCGGACCGGCGCGGTCGCCGTGGTGATCTCGGAGCCGGAGTCGAAGATCTTCGACGATCCTCGGTTCGCCACCGTCGTGCGCGCCGCAGCAGGCAGGCTGGGCGAACTCGACGCGGCCATGGTGTTGATGCTGGTCCACTCGCCGGAGGACGAGGCACGCACCGAGCGGTTCCTGTTGGGCGGGCACGTCGACGGCGCGCTGCTGTTCACGCCGCATCGCGGTGATCCGCTGCCCTCGGCCATGTCAGCCCTGCCGATTCCGACCGTCTTCGGCGGCAGGCCGTGGGCGGGCGGCCACCGGTTGCACCTGGTGGACACCGACAACCGGGAGGGCGGCAGGCTCGCAGGCCGACACCTCATGGATCTCGGACGGCGACGGATCGTCAGCGTCACCGGGCCGCTGGACGAGCATGCCGCCATCGACCGGCTCGACGGCTGGCGGCTGGCGACCGGGGCGGACGAGGCGACGACGGACCTGCGCACGGAGTCAGGTCACTTCGCCCGGGAGGGCGGCGAGCAGGCCATGCGCACGCTGCTGAACCGGGTTCCCGATCTCGACGGCGTGTTCGCCGCCAGCGACCTGATGGCAGCGGGTGCGATCGATGCGCTGCGCAAGGCAGGCCGACGGGTGCCGGAGGACGTCGCCGTCGTCGGATTCGACGATCAGCCCGCCGTCGCCCCGCACACCAGTCCGCCGCTGACCACCGTCGCGCAGGACGCCCAGGAGCAGGTCCGCCGGATGGTGCACCTGCTCACCCGGCTGATCGCGGGCGAGGACGTCCCGCCCGGCCGCGAGGTCCTGCCGGTGCACCTGGTGCGCCGAGGATCGGCGTGA
- a CDS encoding aldehyde dehydrogenase family protein: MDITNSQDGGVDAFTPTPRPCWIAGRPESGDGRQEVRHPYDETEVATVCVPDSDQVWRAVRGAAAVRGEIATRSRRAVSTTLAALAHGLTDRAEEFAEIITAENGKPLRWAELEAARAASVFRLAASSVDAGGGEADRWATGASSRRVPRGPVLALTSVDYPLYTATRQVAAALAVGAPVLVKPPLRTPLSALMLGELLAEADLPEGAFSVLPLDDEAAQALAGDERAAVVSLTGSRHTAAILRRVVADRHLVLELGGVTTALVCADWSAPADLDLAARRIAEFGNHQAGQSAEAVQRVVVDESVLADFLPRLTAAVGELRTGDPHDPEVQVGPLIDQAASIRVGNWITEAVETGAEVLVGGNRSGTTVEPTVLVGASTTARLWREEAFGPVLVVSAAAGLDAALGQIEDSLPGGRASVFTRDRHAVLRAGTALAADELVIGDVPAVEARHERGADVEAPDRAALHRLMREFTVERRTVFADDLS; the protein is encoded by the coding sequence GTGGACATCACGAACAGCCAAGACGGCGGAGTGGACGCCTTCACCCCTACCCCGCGCCCCTGCTGGATCGCGGGGAGACCGGAGTCGGGCGACGGCAGGCAGGAGGTCCGCCACCCCTACGACGAGACGGAGGTGGCGACCGTCTGCGTACCGGACTCCGACCAGGTCTGGCGCGCGGTGCGGGGGGCAGCTGCCGTGCGCGGCGAGATCGCGACGCGCTCCCGCCGGGCGGTGTCCACGACGCTGGCGGCACTGGCGCACGGCCTGACCGACCGCGCCGAGGAGTTCGCCGAGATCATCACGGCCGAGAACGGCAAGCCGCTGCGGTGGGCCGAGCTGGAGGCCGCCAGGGCCGCCTCGGTGTTCCGGCTGGCCGCCTCCTCGGTCGACGCGGGCGGCGGCGAGGCGGACCGGTGGGCGACGGGCGCGTCGAGCAGGCGGGTCCCGCGCGGCCCGGTCCTGGCGCTCACCTCGGTCGACTATCCGTTGTACACGGCGACGCGACAGGTGGCCGCTGCCCTCGCCGTCGGCGCTCCCGTGCTGGTCAAGCCCCCGCTGCGCACTCCGCTGTCGGCCCTGATGCTCGGGGAGCTGCTGGCCGAGGCGGACCTCCCGGAGGGCGCGTTCTCCGTGCTGCCGCTGGACGACGAGGCCGCGCAGGCGCTCGCGGGTGACGAGCGGGCCGCCGTGGTCTCGCTGACCGGCTCCCGCCACACCGCCGCGATCCTGCGCCGGGTCGTGGCCGATCGACATCTCGTGCTCGAACTCGGCGGCGTCACGACGGCCCTGGTGTGTGCCGACTGGTCGGCGCCTGCCGATCTCGACCTGGCAGCCCGCCGCATCGCGGAGTTCGGCAATCACCAGGCAGGCCAGTCCGCCGAGGCGGTGCAGCGGGTGGTGGTCGACGAGTCGGTGCTGGCGGACTTCCTGCCGCGGCTGACGGCGGCCGTGGGCGAACTGCGCACCGGCGACCCGCACGATCCCGAGGTTCAGGTGGGTCCGCTGATCGACCAGGCCGCCTCGATCCGGGTCGGCAACTGGATCACGGAGGCCGTCGAGACCGGCGCCGAGGTGCTCGTCGGCGGGAACCGTTCCGGCACCACCGTCGAACCGACGGTGCTGGTGGGGGCGTCGACGACGGCCAGGCTGTGGCGGGAGGAGGCGTTCGGGCCGGTGCTCGTCGTCTCGGCGGCGGCCGGGCTGGACGCGGCGCTCGGCCAGATCGAGGACTCGCTGCCCGGCGGCCGGGCATCGGTGTTCACCCGTGATCGCCACGCCGTCCTGCGGGCAGGCACGGCGTTGGCCGCCGACGAACTGGTGATCGGGGACGTGCCCGCCGTGGAGGCCAGACACGAGCGGGGCGCCGACGTCGAGGCGCCGGATCGCGCGGCGCTGCACCGGTTGATGCGCGAGTTCACCGTGGAACGACGCACGGTCTTCGCCGACGATCTGAGCTGA
- a CDS encoding PspC domain-containing protein — MDAAGQGQPNGATSTTGPRFEETIKDIWRTRPVRLGEGRKIAGVAVGIARRYDLDPTLVRVVLVVTSFWGGCGVLIYLLGWLLLRQENELSSPAEALAGRGRDQSAGQLSTVVLPALLGIAMVPVVQWVLNGTFNSAVCLGGSGVALYLLHLNRGHTTPRTINWPETENPAAFGLPDEPQTRGDGAPTEARTMAFGRAGGTTTAPRTNPGSNTDIDSTTDLSTAAAGRPSPDSTAEEDAEYGPYEEPTPPAWDPLGVAPFAWDLPDPVGHQPAEQPEPEPRRRVRSRITPVTVALALLTFAAGLPLMEPGSWLTPPRLLALVLAVLGTGMVLGAVRSGGRGLIWLTTPVAALTFMLGLVPLHETGGWHGAGAQELRVTDPGQLQESYRLSAGVILLDLTELEIPEGETLHSSVVVNLGGDIEVIVPPDLPVRANCETRLGRSSCLDQDHYDRATTSVTSIPENSDSGVLELDMYMGAGQLEVRRG; from the coding sequence ATGGACGCAGCAGGCCAGGGGCAACCGAACGGGGCGACCTCGACCACCGGACCGCGCTTCGAGGAGACGATCAAGGACATCTGGCGGACTCGCCCCGTCCGGCTCGGCGAGGGACGCAAGATCGCGGGCGTGGCCGTCGGGATCGCCCGCCGGTACGACCTCGACCCCACGCTGGTCCGGGTCGTCCTCGTGGTGACCTCGTTCTGGGGTGGCTGCGGTGTGCTGATCTACCTGCTCGGCTGGCTGCTGCTGCGTCAGGAGAACGAGCTGTCCTCCCCGGCTGAGGCGCTGGCGGGTCGAGGCCGCGACCAGTCGGCGGGACAGCTGTCGACGGTGGTGCTGCCCGCACTGCTGGGCATCGCGATGGTCCCCGTCGTCCAATGGGTGCTGAACGGCACGTTCAACAGCGCGGTCTGCCTCGGCGGCTCGGGTGTGGCGCTCTATCTGCTGCACCTGAACCGAGGACACACCACGCCGCGCACGATCAACTGGCCGGAGACCGAGAATCCCGCCGCCTTCGGGCTGCCCGACGAGCCGCAGACCCGAGGCGACGGTGCGCCCACCGAGGCACGCACCATGGCGTTCGGCCGCGCAGGCGGCACGACGACGGCGCCCAGGACGAACCCCGGCTCGAACACGGACATCGACTCGACCACGGACCTGTCGACCGCCGCTGCGGGCAGGCCGAGTCCGGATTCGACCGCCGAGGAAGACGCCGAGTACGGACCCTACGAGGAGCCGACACCCCCCGCCTGGGATCCGCTGGGCGTCGCACCGTTCGCCTGGGACCTGCCCGATCCGGTCGGCCACCAGCCGGCGGAACAGCCGGAGCCGGAACCCCGGCGCCGGGTCCGGTCCCGGATCACCCCGGTGACCGTGGCGCTGGCGCTGCTGACCTTCGCGGCGGGCCTGCCGCTCATGGAGCCGGGAAGCTGGCTGACACCACCTCGGCTGCTGGCACTGGTCCTCGCCGTGCTCGGCACCGGCATGGTGCTCGGCGCCGTCCGCAGCGGCGGCCGAGGACTGATCTGGCTCACGACCCCGGTCGCCGCGCTCACGTTCATGCTCGGGCTGGTGCCGCTGCACGAGACCGGCGGCTGGCACGGCGCGGGCGCCCAGGAGCTTCGCGTGACCGATCCGGGTCAGCTCCAGGAGTCCTACCGGCTCTCGGCAGGCGTGATCCTGCTCGACCTCACCGAGCTGGAGATCCCCGAAGGGGAGACCCTGCACAGCAGCGTCGTCGTCAACCTCGGCGGCGACATCGAGGTGATCGTGCCGCCGGACCTGCCGGTTCGAGCGAACTGCGAGACGCGGCTCGGCAGATCGTCCTGCCTGGATCAGGATCACTACGACCGGGCGACGACGAGCGTCACGAGCATCCCGGAGAACTCCGACAGCGGAGTGTTGGAACTCGACATGTACATGGGTGCGGGACAGTTGGAGGTCAGGCGTGGCTGA